TTATGAAATTGGACCCTATAACATGAGGAGGAAAAAAAACCGGCCTAAATACAGACAAATACAAATTACAATGGCAGTGGGATGGATCCTCTGAGAGATTCCAAAAACTATCTTGGAGATTTTGAAGAGAGACATCTCCCACATGAGACTAACTTCAGCAATGCTCTTGGTTTTCGGGTTCGAATTTTCAAGCGGGACAGCTGCCAATGCaattaaataaatcaataatGTGTATAGTAATTAAGCAAATGCAAAACAAAATCTAAAAATATGCACTTTCACCAACACAATCACAGCATATGAAGCTGAAGCATAAAAACTACAAACATATGCATCAACACTGCTGTATTTCTAGTTAACAGTCTTGCCTGAAAAGTTTGAATATATTCTTGATGGtggataaaatattattatttttatttacttcaaaagaaaaaggttcATGTATGAATTCTAACATTAAATTTAGATCATGCAAAATATGATTACCTTCTGACGGGTTGCTCTTGATGCTTTCCAGCAAAGTAAGCTCCTTGATCTTGGTTCCAGTTTCCTGCAGAGTAAGAATTTTAGAATCAATAGGCAGTTACAAAAGAGACACTACTAGTTCACTGAAACAGAAAAACCATAATAGTACCCAGGCTAATGGAGATTTTAAGCAAGCTACCATCCTTGAATTACAAAGTGTACACATAGAAAGAAAATGGATAAGAAGCAACATACAGATTCTCTAGTTCAAGCTTTTCAGCAATGGAAACTGCTTTGCGTTTCGACCACCCACTTCGCTGGCTTTCCGCCTGCTGGATTACATGAGCAAGAGATACCTTACTTTTTACAATACTTTTACTTTGACCTTGTTCCCTAAGCTTTCTGCGGTCCAAGTGAGACTTAACTATTGGATTTCTTTGGGAAGCTGATGCTTGCCCTATACTTGAACCTTCTACACTTCTGTAAGATGTTGCATGAGCATCAACTTGCTGTGCATCATTCTTGTGCTCTGCTGGAGAAGCTGCTTCTTCTATGATTTCACCCCTTGGATGAGCTCGAGCGACACCAACACCACTTAATTCTCTAATTTGTGACGAATTATCATCAGTAGCAGGCAATGTAAGAGGAAGTTGAACAGCTGAGCCCGCATCTCTAGTTGACTCGCATCTAATTTCTATCGTTACAGATGTTCCGAGGACAGATTCAAATGCTTGTAAAATGTGACCTGTGAACTTCTCAGCCGTGGATTTGGTCATTTGAGAACTAAACATTAGCTGCACAGTTGGAGCTGCACAATATTGCATCCATTATCATTAGATAAATGGTAAcaaattgtcaatacaaacaaCAAAAACAGGAGTGAGACACATAAGCAACCTAccataataataacaacaatatcAACCCATTAAACCAAAAAGAAAGCTACTTATGTAAGCAAATAAAAAGCTACATAACTGGATTAAAAATCACTGTTAACTTTATGATGAACCCAAAAGCAAGTTTTCAATGCATTTTGCTACAAGgcccttcagttgactaatatTAAGTGTAATCAAATACATAAACCAGTTTAAAATAATTCTTCACAAAGCAACATGCAAAAATGAATAGCGAGGAATTGATGTTTACCTGCTCCAAAACTGACAGAGATCAGCTTGCCTTCTTTATACAAAAATTCTCTCAGTCCAGTAACTTGAATCCTCTCAAGAACCTCTAACCACATCTCTTCAATACCTTTATGGTTTTTACTCAATATCTGCCTTTCATTCATTCTACTCTTGTTGGCCATATGGGAATAAGTTTGTTGAGTGGCAGAACCAGACACACCGAGTCTTCTTTTCTCTGTACTAGGATCCTTTGTCATACCATTAGCTGAGTGTCCCGCATGGAAGTTTTCTAATCTAGAATCTACTGATAATTGTCTTGCTTTGCTGGAAATTTCAACAGGGTTTCCATTTATTCTGGTTGCTTCTCTCACACCAGAATTGTTTAGAGCTAGGGGACTATGGTTGAAGCTATTATCAGATGAAGTAGGCATCACATATTGTTGGTCAGGAGCAAGTTGAAGCAATGCAGCTGTCAACCACGTAAGCTTATCATTGGACATCCTCAACTGCTTTTCAGCCTCAGATAATGTTTTTAGTGCTTGGCGAAGCTTTTCCATGTCTTCTTTAGACACTGATACATAAATCAACATCAGCAGTTTGTAAAAGGATAGTAATGAAATAAATATCTTTCAACATGAAAACAGATTAAGGCTCTCCCAGTCTCCCTTCTTCTGTCTCCACACCGACAAGTGTAtaaaaccaaaaagaaaaacattttTTCAAGGATAGCCAGTTTTGGAATTGTTCAGCATTAAAGTTTTGCATTTGTTTCAGATATAAGAACTAAGTCTAAGATTATCAGTATCATCTCAGCTTACAATGAATTTATGACTTTGATAAAATCTATAACTTTTACTCACACGGCTGTCTCCGGAAGAACTTTCTTCTTCGCCTTTCTTTTGTGAAGTCATATGTCCCAGCAAGTATATCAGTTATTACTGTGGCAAGCTGTGACATTAAAGCTAATGGCTCAACACCAGTTTCCATGATCACCCTCAAATTCTTCACAGTATTGACTGTGTCAGCAGATAATGCCAAATCAAGTAGATCAATCAATTTCTCATCAGAGATAAGCCCTACCTGAAGAAAGAATTTAAGTTCAGAGCAAGTTATCTATagcaacaaaaaatattaatgccAGTTGATAGCAGAATATAGTGATCAATGAAAAACAGAATTGTGCTAATAGAAAACAACTTACCAGTTCCTGAACAAGAGGAACAGATATTCTCTGCCCAAGCAAACTAAGTTGTTCAAGGGTCATCTCAGCATCTCTCAACGATCCATCAGATCTTGATGCAATGAGTTTCAAGGCATCCTTATCAATATCTAGGCCTTCCTTGGTTGCAATCAACTGCaatgtatatataatatctcCATCCTTCAGCTTTggaaaaaagaatttttgacaCCTGGATATTATTATATGAGGCAGGACATCAAGACTAGAACTGACAAGGATAAAAACCACACGTCTAGGTGCTCGATCAATGACCTTTGATATGGCATTCCAACAATCCACTGATAAAGTATCACAGTCATCAAAAATGAACACTCTGTACTGTGATGGGAGCTGGGATACAATCATATGGTCAAGAAGATCCATGATACTCTCGAAGTCAAAATTACTGACTGGGCCAACTTCCCTTATATTTCTACTCTTGCCCATATCATGTGCCATGCAATAATTGCAAAAGCCACAAGGTTTCGGGTGTTCTGAAGAGTTACAATTCAATGCTCTGGCAAATATGCGGGCACAGGAAGTTTTTCCGGTGCCATGGGGACCATAAAACACATACAACAACCCAACTTTTCTCCTCATTACTGCATTCGAAAGAGCTTGTGCCACTAAACTCTGTCCAACCATATCTCTGAAGGTTCGCGGCATATACTTTTGTGTTAAGCTTTGATGTCTACCATGACCATTCCCTCTCAACTTATGTTGGTCACCAGATCTAGCTTCAGAAGCAAGGTCAGAATCAATATCACGGTTGAACAAGTTATCACCAAAAAGACCAAGTTCCCCGGAATAGTCATGGGACCAACAAGCATTTTCAGTGCTCCCAGATGCATCAAGTAATAAAGGCATTGCTTCTGCATCAGATTTAGTAGATGAACCTGAGTGCTCAGATGCCACAGGCATTTCAGAAATATTTCTTCCATTGCCATTTAACCCTTTCCTTAATCTTGAGTCAGATAAACCACAAGTAAAACTTCTCCCTGCCATGTCAAGGAATGTTTTACCTCTATGATGAATCCTGGACCAATTCCATGGAATACCACAACCATTTTTTGGAGCTCTAGTAACATTTCCATCTAGGAACTCATCAGCCTCCTCTGAGTGATATCTCTGGTGGGCTGAACCATGAGCTAATGAGTTGGAGGCCACAGATAATTCATTCTCAGCACCAGTATCTCTTGATGCTGTAGCCACACGAGCTCTTCTTGCACTTCGAAATTTACGCCTCTTTACCCGACTTCCATGACCACGCACACTGGCTTCTGCCTCCTCAATGATTTTCTCTTGTCTAGGAAACCTTCCACGAAAATGAATGTTTGATGATGCTAAATCATCACTATCCAATGGAATATCATTAAGCTGTTCAGAAAGGGTCTTAACTTGAACATCTCGAACATTTTTCCCTTTATGTTTCTTTCTCCCTTTAGATTCAGAGTGCCTTGAAGCAACATCTTCAGACAAAGTTTTGGCAGCTTGACTTAGATGCTGTTCTTGACTAACATCCACATAATCAGGCCTATCACTCTTTCTACCAGATTCTTCTCTCCCAACTCTCTTCCCATCCCCAATTCCACTCTTGCTACTACGCTCACTAGTTGCTGGCACCCCATCATTGCCTCTACTAGCATCACCTGGAGCAACTCTTGATGTACCTATGCTCACCAAGGGCGGCGAGGTTCCAGACAACCTCCTCCCTTCCTTCCGGCGCTCCCCGCCCACAGACCTTCTTCCTCCATGGAGCATGACATCATTTTCAACCTTTTTGAAAAGCATATCAACCACAGAAGGTGAGTTCCATGATTGAGGGCTGGCCGAAGGGTCCCTGAGGGAACGTGACCTCTGAAGCACAACAAGGTCCCTCATGAGGGACCTATCAGCCAGGATAGGGCTGTTCTTGTGCATGTGGTTCTTCAAGTGAATGCAATTTGTTAAATGTATGTGATTGCGTAGATGATCACTGACATCACCATTGGCATCCTTGAGTACCCTATTGCGGACAGCCCTAGTCATGATCAGAACACCAACCTTTCTGACACCAATATCTCTTCTAAATTAAAGACATAAGATAAAAAATCTCGCATTTTTACCTGTACATGAGCCAATTTTTCACAAATATTTCAGCAAAAACAATAGGGAAAAATAAATGCACATTCGTGAACACCCCTTAATTACTTGCAAAAATGCCAAAAATGAAGTTAGAATTGAACTCACCAAAAGGGGGAGAAACACCAGGTCTTGCAGTCAATTATCCCATTAAGCAAACTTAACTCCACAAAGACACAAGAAACACACTTCAAGTGGAGGAATTATTAATCAACACTCAACAGAACTTCCCTGTTGCTACACGGCACACTCCATAAACAAAATCAAGTATTCCTCTAACCCCATTGAGCTAAACGAAGGTAGAAAAAGCTAAAAGAGTGAACTTTATGCTGGTGCAGCAAAGAAGCCAGCTTAGAAGTTCAAATATCAAGCACCTAACAAGGAACAATTTTGGGGTCAAACAAGCATGCAGAAGAGAAGAATCTAAGACCCCGTTATCCAAAAAGCTCAAAAGAAGTGCAAAAAACACAGAAAGCACCAATCAGGCCAGTGTTTGAAGAAATGAGAGGTGAGAATTAACTAAGCAGCAGGAGCATAAAGAAAATGATGTAACATTTCCAACAGTAggaagcaaaaaaagaaagagagagagaaaaataaaagctaaAGGTGGAAGTAGAAGGGAGGAAGAAGAGTTGAATCACCTGaatgagagagaaagaaaaggggaAGATGACCCTTTTGGATTATTAAGGTGTCCAGATCTCTCATCAGCAAGGTTCACATGCACTTCACGAGGGAAAGAAAACGATAGTCCAACCCATATCTCACTCAAACACTCACTCAGCAgtgtagagagagagagagagagagagagaaaggggtGGTGAGTGGTGAGGGTTGAAACTTGAGAGGGAGGTATGGATCCGTTGTGGACAGAGAGAGGACAGTGAACACAGGACACTCTCTGCAAATAAAGCGGTGTGTCCATTTGCTGCTAAGcatgcaatttcaatttccattttatattttttttttccttcaactacataatattaaaaaataagtcaatattttaaagaataaattaCATTTGTACCCATAAAAGATACAGATGCTGACAAATATATCCGTATAAGAATAAAACAACAATTATAATTATGAAAGATGGCTTTTCACTTCTGTGTTTCAAGAGTATCTCAACGTTAATTACACAATTAGTTCGTTAAGGTATTCTTAGCACACATAAGTTATCTTATGTGGGTACAATTGTCATTTTATTCTTATATGGATACATTTGttagtatttatatttttcatgaatataaatggtaatttattcatattttaaaagttaatttaaatttatgcTATCTAAGTGAAGATACAAGTGCAGTGTAATTAACTTTATATAAAGTTGATATTTAAGACTCGTTAGATgataatttaattgaatttgtcaaattaaattttactgGTGAGTTTTTCCACTaaaataagttttaaaaatatttattatgaatAATTAGAAAAGCAACTTTTTTTTTGGGGTGAAATAAGGTTTATTTCTTAAATTGTGTGATTgccaattattttaattacttaatttgaGTCTTAAGAAGATTCATTCTTATAAATTCAAAGTTGTACTAAATTGTTATAGAAAAGGAACCTCCTAAAATTTGAAATGGGCGtctttttaggatttagggttatTGGTAAGTATATATATTAGGCCAGCATTTTGTACGTACGCATCTTTTCTACTGATTATTGTTGGCGTAGGATAGGAACAAAATTAAATGATTTTTAGAAGTTTGTGGATGCTTAAATTTGAAAGGGGCCAATGAACCCGTCCCGTTGAAATTCTTGGTTGCTTGTTGCTTTAGAGGTAAACACTTTCTTATTTCTCATGCACTTTATAATAAGGTAAAAATTGAGGTGTAGTCTAATAGCTAagaattgttaaataaaaaattttgtcaaatcagtcaaatcatctaataatttcagttatcaacttcacatgaagtcaATTGTACCTGAATTTTCATCTTATAGTAATTGTAGCTACATAATAATTGTATCTACAGTTTAATCTGAAGTCTTCTAAGATGAGAttctaattaattaacaaataaaaagaaatataaacATGAACTAAGTAACATATATAGTGCATTCTAACTAAGCAACTTATATATACATTTTGCACCGAAAACAATGACATATAtgtactaaaaaaatattagtattgattcaTTTTCAATGCAACCAGTTGTTATTACTAGCTCCAATAACTGGCTACTAAAAAAATGTAAGTGCAGAAACCCGTACACTCATTATTGATCTAGTGGTTTTGGTACTTGTTCAATTTTCATGCAAGAATTTTACAGCGGTGGATGCTCATGGAAGCAAAAGCAAGTATGCATTAATGGCACTTTAATTTGAGTTAGTTCTTACTAGCTAGCTGTTGCATGGTAAGTGTGGTAAGTGCatggattattttttatttgattggatcCTGTTAGGAAGACAATAGATTATTTGTACAATGTATACAATTGGCTAATAagttacaaaatgaacatcCCGCATACTAactagaataaccatccgagtactagagataataaatatcttttcaaaaacttaaaCTAATTTTGGGGTTCACTAAAAATCGAACTCTAATACTATGTGATAATACCACTCATTCCAAAAACTTCAGCTAATTGAAAAAAGGTaacattaattattatatatctattactccataaatttttattatacctattgtacaaatattctatTAGCTACTCATACtttctcttattttattatatgcATAAGAAATTGGAGTATCTTCTTGAACCGTTATAATGTTACATTGTATTGCATTGGATACTTTCCCTGCACATGACATCTTGTCCCATTCCGAaccatataatataaaatattactTGGAGTAACCAAAGCTCATAAGTTTTCACCATAATTGATAAATGTATATAATGTACAACGGCATAGTTGCTTACACtaacaattattttaatttccaaCACATAAGGAAATTAAACCTACAAACTTTGGATGATTGAATAACTAACACTCATGATGAACATATTTATCTTCGTCATAATCTCTGAAATTGTTGCATAACTGACGAATGGGGAATCGATGACAGAGGTTACAGGAAATTTTCAACGGATCGGAGGATGTCGGGCATAAATGATGATGACGTCATATATCCTACTTTCCTGTGCATTATTACGTCATGGGTCGTACTAGAATTTGACCAGGTCCATCACTGGAAAGACTGTAAATCAGCTATGGATTCCTGTAGTAGATTATTAATTATGTTACAAGTTTAAGTGTAATTGAACAAGTTTTCTATCAATAGTAAAATAAAGGCTAAGCAATTAACGCATAAATAATAACAAGTTAAAACAGTTTTAATTTAacagttaaaaaataaatattgtcaGTTTCAAATTATTAATATGACATTTACTTTAATTATTAGCACAAAATATATGTCTAcaacaaaattttattaattaggaGTAATATTATCATCTAAAAAACATAACATTCTCTTGGTAtcttttattgtaatttattAATACAATATCTATAATTTTCACTGTTGTAATAATCTATAATTTAAATGGCATCATATAAGGGTGTTCGCAGTGCGGTTTAAATCGATTTTGAGTCAAAAATTCATCCGAATACTAATTTTACTTCCagtgcggtttggattggatattttttaaaaaaaaatctgatCCAATCCGATTCAATTTCAAGCgatttggattggattggatttacggttttataaattaaaaaaattaaatacatataacaagtcttaacatcaactttaaaaaaatcaacaatGACATAACAAGTTTCAACAATATCTTAAGAGGCCAACGATAACATAacgataaaaataaaattataggttagttaaaataaataaataaataaataatattttgaacataaaatatttattaaataataataatacatgaataatataaaaatgtataaaaaattgaacatattataaacataattataaatataataaaaaataataatattataatacaTTGTGCGGTTTGGATTAGATTGGATCGATTATGAAAAGTAGATCCaaaatccgatccgatccagtgatttacaaaaaatagaatccaatcaAATCCGAATTAGTGCAGTTTTAATCTGTTTTCGGTTTAGATTGAATTGGATAAGCGGTTTAATTTGGATCGATTTGGAGCATAATCTCTCCAATCTTCATACTCACTTAGAAGTTATGGATTcaaatatttctttctttagaATTCAATAAATACAAGTGACTCATTAGATCACAGGTACGCTATTAACTCTAAAATCTAAATATCATCTtcactattttatattttttatttatttaaacatTGGAGTATTTTTGTAAGTGTTTAAAGTCactcttttttttaaagagtTAACATATAACTCATCTTACCAAAAAAGAAGCAAATTCAAATATGGAGCATGATGAACTATATCTTAAAAccgataataataataataagggaAAATTCCACTCCCGTCTCCTGTGAGATGTTAAAATGACACTCCCCTCTcttctattttataaatgtacattctccttctttctaacttttaaaaaacctcctctttaatccattttaaactttttctgttaactttatccattttttaagaaaaaataaattattttttgaaaaaatatccattaacaaaagttttattttttatcattaaattttacttactaaaataccttttaataaattattttttattgattgaattgtatttttattaaaatacttttaaaaaaattaataattaaattatttttttttctaagatatatatccttcaataattttttaataatttgattttaccaaaatttttatgaacaattacttttatattttactattaattttttgatatcaatatatattattttaacattaaataaaaaaattttaccactgttaatatatataacaattaatatatattgatattaaaaaataatcttactaaaattttttatttaatgttaaaataatatatatagatatcgaaaaattaatagtaaaatataaaaaaatcgttaacgaaaattttgataaaattataatttaataattaaaaattattgaaggatattttaggaaaaaaataatataattattaaattttttaaaaaatacaatttaatcaataaaaaataatttattaaaaaatattttagtaaaaaaatataataataaaaaataaaatttttgttaatgggtattttttaaaaaataatttattttttcttaaaaaatggataaagttaacattagttaacacaaaaagtttaaaatagattaaagaggagattttttaaaagttagaagggaagaaaatgtatatttataaaatagaggGGAGAGAAGTGTCATTTTAATATCTTCAAAGGGAGGGGAGTGGAATTTtccttaataataataataataatccatCTAAAGCATCTAGGTCCTACTCGTACTGCAGCTTCGCTGACCTTCTTAAGAAATAAGTTTAATATGTGATTAATATAGATGAAGATAGAATAGTATACATAGTGACGAAAATGAGTATTTTCATTAATCATTATACAAAACCATTAAAGCGCGAAGTTTCATTTGTGGTCCAAATACcgatatatttaaaaaaaaaaatataagaatgtCCCAAATT
This sequence is a window from Arachis stenosperma cultivar V10309 chromosome 10, arast.V10309.gnm1.PFL2, whole genome shotgun sequence. Protein-coding genes within it:
- the LOC130956243 gene encoding protein STICHEL-like 3, which produces MTRAVRNRVLKDANGDVSDHLRNHIHLTNCIHLKNHMHKNSPILADRSLMRDLVVLQRSRSLRDPSASPQSWNSPSVVDMLFKKVENDVMLHGGRRSVGGERRKEGRRLSGTSPPLVSIGTSRVAPGDASRGNDGVPATSERSSKSGIGDGKRVGREESGRKSDRPDYVDVSQEQHLSQAAKTLSEDVASRHSESKGRKKHKGKNVRDVQVKTLSEQLNDIPLDSDDLASSNIHFRGRFPRQEKIIEEAEASVRGHGSRVKRRKFRSARRARVATASRDTGAENELSVASNSLAHGSAHQRYHSEEADEFLDGNVTRAPKNGCGIPWNWSRIHHRGKTFLDMAGRSFTCGLSDSRLRKGLNGNGRNISEMPVASEHSGSSTKSDAEAMPLLLDASGSTENACWSHDYSGELGLFGDNLFNRDIDSDLASEARSGDQHKLRGNGHGRHQSLTQKYMPRTFRDMVGQSLVAQALSNAVMRRKVGLLYVFYGPHGTGKTSCARIFARALNCNSSEHPKPCGFCNYCMAHDMGKSRNIREVGPVSNFDFESIMDLLDHMIVSQLPSQYRVFIFDDCDTLSVDCWNAISKVIDRAPRRVVFILVSSSLDVLPHIIISRCQKFFFPKLKDGDIIYTLQLIATKEGLDIDKDALKLIASRSDGSLRDAEMTLEQLSLLGQRISVPLVQELVGLISDEKLIDLLDLALSADTVNTVKNLRVIMETGVEPLALMSQLATVITDILAGTYDFTKERRRRKFFRRQPLSKEDMEKLRQALKTLSEAEKQLRMSNDKLTWLTAALLQLAPDQQYVMPTSSDNSFNHSPLALNNSGVREATRINGNPVEISSKARQLSVDSRLENFHAGHSANGMTKDPSTEKRRLGVSGSATQQTYSHMANKSRMNERQILSKNHKGIEEMWLEVLERIQVTGLREFLYKEGKLISVSFGAAPTVQLMFSSQMTKSTAEKFTGHILQAFESVLGTSVTIEIRCESTRDAGSAVQLPLTLPATDDNSSQIRELSGVGVARAHPRGEIIEEAASPAEHKNDAQQVDAHATSYRSVEGSSIGQASASQRNPIVKSHLDRRKLREQGQSKSIVKSKVSLAHVIQQAESQRSGWSKRKAVSIAEKLELENLKLEPRSRSLLCWKASRATRQKLSRLKIRTRKPRALLKLVSCGRCLSSKSPR